One segment of Fructilactobacillus hinvesii DNA contains the following:
- the rplJ gene encoding 50S ribosomal protein L10 — translation MPKKEVIDAKAKKVTEVADDFKEAVSAIVVNSRGLTVAQDTELRKELRDNGVKLMVIKNKILERAADESGHTDLKDVFNGPSAVAFSHEDPIAPAKILKKFAEDHDALEIKGGIIEGEVASLDKINEFATLPSRDELLATLASMLQSPVRNVAYAVKAVADSKSDDDDAA, via the coding sequence ATGCCAAAGAAAGAAGTTATTGATGCAAAAGCAAAGAAGGTAACTGAAGTTGCTGATGATTTTAAAGAAGCAGTTTCAGCTATCGTAGTTAACTCCCGGGGGTTAACGGTTGCTCAAGACACTGAATTACGGAAAGAATTACGTGATAACGGTGTAAAATTAATGGTGATCAAAAACAAGATTTTGGAACGGGCTGCTGATGAAAGTGGTCACACCGACTTAAAGGATGTCTTCAATGGTCCTAGTGCGGTTGCCTTCTCTCACGAAGATCCAATTGCTCCTGCTAAAATCTTGAAGAAGTTCGCTGAAGATCACGACGCTCTTGAAATTAAGGGTGGAATTATCGAAGGTGAAGTTGCTTCCCTTGATAAGATTAACGAATTTGCTACGTTGCCTAGTCGTGATGAATTGCTTGCTACCCTTGCAAGTATGTTACAATCACCAGTTCGGAACGTTGCCTACGCTGTTAAAGCTGTGGCTGATAGCAAATCAGACGACGATGACGCCGCATAA
- the nrdE gene encoding class 1b ribonucleoside-diphosphate reductase subunit alpha, giving the protein MSLKDHTDASYFTLNNEINIPTKDGRIQLDKDQEALAAFLKENVEPNLVQFNSLQERFDYLIKHDYVEEAFLKQYPLTFIEKLYDYLNSQDFHFHSFMAAYKFYAQYALKTDDGNQYLERYIDRTAMNALYLANGDQELALALADELIHQRFQPATPTFLNAGKKRRGEFVSCFLIQSTDDMNSIGRTINSALQLSKIGGGVGINLNNLRAAGDPIKHIEGAASGVKPVMKLLEDSFSYSNQLGQRQGAGVVYLSVFHPDIIDFLAVKKENADEKIRVNTLSLGVTVPDKFYELAAQNRDMALFSPYDVEQEYGVPFSYVDITKEYDNLVQNDRIKKKYIKARDLETEIGKLQQESGYPYIINVDTANRDNPIDGKIIMSNLCSEIMQVQTPSIINDEQEYEQLGTDVSCNLGSTNVVNLMHSPDFGKSIESMVRALTFVTDISHINTVPSIRHGNELSHSIGLGAMGLHSYFALHHMYYGSPESIEFTGVYFMLLNYWSLVASNQLARERGKTFHNFEKSKYADGSYFDKYTEQDWGPTSEKVKELFKDTFIPSRADWEELKLAVMKDGLYHQNRLAVAPNGSTSYIGDATASLAPIVSRIEERQEAKIGTIFYPAPYLSNDTIKYYESAYDIDMRKEIDIYAEAQKHVDQSLSMTMFMRSTIPAGMYEWKDERDEKMSTRDLTILRNYAHHKGIKSIYYVRTFTDNNDTIGANECESCVI; this is encoded by the coding sequence ATGTCGCTTAAAGACCACACGGATGCCAGTTATTTTACTTTAAATAACGAGATCAACATCCCAACCAAAGACGGCCGGATTCAGTTAGATAAGGATCAAGAAGCCCTAGCCGCCTTCTTAAAGGAAAACGTTGAACCCAACTTGGTGCAATTTAATTCGTTACAAGAACGCTTTGACTACCTAATCAAGCATGATTACGTAGAAGAAGCGTTTTTAAAACAATATCCACTGACGTTCATCGAAAAGCTTTATGATTACTTAAATAGCCAGGACTTTCATTTCCATTCCTTTATGGCAGCGTACAAATTCTACGCTCAATACGCCCTCAAGACGGATGATGGCAACCAATATCTAGAACGTTACATTGATCGAACGGCTATGAACGCTCTCTACCTGGCCAACGGAGACCAAGAATTAGCCTTAGCACTGGCAGACGAATTAATTCACCAACGCTTTCAACCCGCTACTCCGACCTTTTTAAACGCCGGCAAGAAACGCCGGGGTGAGTTTGTGTCCTGTTTCTTGATTCAATCCACCGACGACATGAACAGCATCGGTCGAACGATTAATTCGGCTCTGCAATTATCCAAAATTGGCGGTGGAGTCGGAATCAACCTCAACAACTTACGGGCAGCTGGTGACCCAATTAAGCACATCGAAGGAGCTGCCAGTGGCGTTAAACCGGTCATGAAGTTGTTAGAAGATAGCTTTAGTTACTCCAACCAACTCGGCCAACGTCAAGGAGCCGGAGTGGTTTACCTCAGCGTCTTTCACCCAGACATTATCGACTTTCTAGCCGTTAAAAAGGAAAATGCCGATGAAAAGATTCGGGTGAACACCCTGTCGCTGGGTGTCACGGTTCCAGATAAGTTCTACGAACTTGCCGCCCAAAACAGAGACATGGCGCTCTTCAGCCCATACGACGTCGAACAAGAATACGGGGTTCCCTTCTCCTATGTTGACATTACCAAGGAATATGACAACCTGGTTCAAAACGACCGCATCAAGAAGAAGTACATCAAGGCTCGGGACCTGGAAACAGAGATTGGAAAGCTCCAGCAAGAATCTGGTTACCCCTACATCATTAACGTGGATACTGCCAACCGGGACAATCCAATTGATGGCAAGATCATCATGAGTAACCTGTGTTCAGAAATCATGCAGGTTCAAACGCCTTCCATCATTAACGACGAACAAGAATACGAACAACTTGGAACAGACGTCTCCTGTAACTTGGGTTCTACTAACGTCGTGAACCTAATGCACTCCCCGGACTTTGGTAAGTCGATTGAATCCATGGTGCGGGCATTAACCTTCGTCACGGACATTAGCCACATTAACACGGTTCCTTCGATTCGGCATGGGAACGAATTGAGTCATTCAATTGGACTCGGAGCCATGGGCTTACATTCCTACTTTGCCCTCCACCACATGTACTACGGTTCGCCAGAATCGATCGAATTTACCGGCGTCTACTTCATGCTCCTGAACTACTGGAGTCTCGTAGCTTCTAACCAGTTGGCACGCGAACGGGGCAAAACCTTCCACAACTTTGAAAAGAGTAAATACGCCGACGGCAGTTACTTTGATAAATACACCGAACAGGACTGGGGTCCCACTTCAGAGAAAGTCAAAGAGTTGTTTAAAGATACCTTCATTCCAAGCCGAGCAGACTGGGAAGAATTGAAGTTAGCAGTTATGAAAGACGGTCTTTACCACCAAAACCGCTTAGCAGTTGCTCCGAACGGCTCCACTTCATACATTGGTGACGCCACTGCTAGTTTGGCTCCGATCGTGAGTCGGATCGAAGAACGGCAGGAAGCCAAGATTGGAACCATTTTCTACCCGGCGCCGTACCTGTCTAACGACACAATTAAGTACTACGAATCTGCTTACGATATCGACATGCGTAAGGAAATCGACATCTACGCCGAAGCCCAAAAACACGTTGACCAAAGCCTCAGTATGACGATGTTCATGCGTTCTACGATTCCAGCAGGAATGTACGAATGGAAGGATGAGCGCGACGAGAAAATGTCGACGCGGGACCTGACGATTCTTAGAAACTACGCCCACCACAAGGGAATCAAGTCGATTTACTACGTTCGAACGTTTACCGATAATAACGACACGATTGGTGCCAACGAATGTGAAAGTTGTGTAATTTAG
- a CDS encoding class I SAM-dependent methyltransferase has protein sequence MSNFYYTPNPDVIHDEKEWDFTINAVTLHFASDNGVFSKRTVDYGSRVLIQAVDLAGLPAGKILDLGCGYGPVGLFLAQAHPERQFELVDVNQRALGLAERNATTNQLANVTVGTSDVYAGVSEQRFAAVVTNPPVRAGKDVVDAMITGAATHLVTNGRLYVVLQKKQGAPSAKRLMQATFGNVQILKRDKGYYVLESTKQS, from the coding sequence TTGAGCAATTTTTATTATACACCGAATCCAGATGTGATTCACGATGAAAAAGAATGGGATTTTACCATTAACGCAGTGACGTTGCACTTTGCTTCAGACAACGGAGTTTTTTCTAAGCGGACGGTCGATTACGGTTCGCGAGTTTTGATTCAAGCCGTGGATTTGGCAGGATTGCCCGCGGGGAAAATCCTTGATCTGGGGTGTGGGTACGGACCAGTTGGGCTTTTTTTGGCGCAGGCTCATCCAGAGCGCCAGTTTGAGTTGGTGGACGTGAACCAACGGGCCCTGGGCCTTGCAGAACGAAATGCCACCACCAATCAGCTTGCTAACGTAACCGTGGGAACTTCGGATGTTTACGCTGGGGTTTCAGAACAACGGTTTGCGGCCGTGGTCACGAATCCGCCAGTTCGGGCTGGAAAAGACGTGGTGGATGCCATGATTACAGGAGCAGCCACTCATTTGGTAACCAACGGCCGGCTCTACGTGGTGTTACAAAAAAAGCAGGGAGCCCCCTCTGCCAAACGGTTGATGCAAGCCACCTTCGGCAATGTTCAAATTTTGAAGCGCGATAAGGGTTACTACGTGTTAGAAAGTACAAAGCAGTCATGA
- the rplL gene encoding 50S ribosomal protein L7/L12, with translation MAFDKDAIISQLKDASITDLNDLVKAIEDEFDVSAAAPVAAGGAAGGDGAAKSTFDVELTSGGAGKIKVIKEIKNITGLGLKESKAMVDEAPSIVKEGLSEDEANDIKEKLEAQGATVTLK, from the coding sequence ATGGCTTTTGATAAAGATGCAATTATTTCACAATTAAAAGATGCTTCTATTACTGATTTAAACGATTTGGTAAAAGCAATCGAAGACGAATTTGATGTTTCAGCTGCTGCTCCAGTTGCCGCTGGTGGTGCTGCTGGTGGTGATGGTGCTGCTAAGTCAACGTTTGACGTTGAATTAACTTCTGGTGGTGCTGGTAAGATCAAGGTTATCAAGGAAATCAAAAACATCACTGGTCTTGGTTTGAAAGAATCTAAGGCAATGGTTGATGAAGCTCCATCAATCGTTAAGGAAGGTCTTTCAGAAGACGAAGCTAACGATATTAAAGAAAAACTTGAAGCTCAAGGTGCTACTGTTACGCTTAAGTAG
- the rplA gene encoding 50S ribosomal protein L1, producing the protein MARTRGKKYRAAAEQIDKSKAYPVDEAVKLVQKLDTANFDDSIEAVIKLNVDTKQADQQLRGAVVLPNGTGKDQTVVVFAKGDKAKEAEAAGADVVGEDDLAQRIMDGWLDFDVAISTPDMMAQVGRLGRVLGPKGLMPNPKTGTVTMDVEKAVKDAKAGQVTYRTDRDGNIAVAIGKASFDADKLVENFKTVQDILVKNRPSTVKGTYIQNISVSSTFGPGVKVAPESF; encoded by the coding sequence ATGGCTCGTACAAGAGGGAAAAAATACAGAGCAGCTGCTGAACAAATCGACAAGAGTAAAGCTTACCCAGTTGATGAAGCAGTTAAGCTCGTCCAAAAATTAGACACTGCTAACTTTGATGACTCCATCGAAGCCGTTATCAAGTTAAACGTGGACACGAAACAAGCTGATCAACAGTTACGGGGAGCCGTAGTGCTTCCTAACGGAACTGGTAAAGATCAAACGGTAGTTGTTTTCGCTAAGGGTGACAAGGCTAAAGAAGCTGAAGCTGCTGGTGCCGATGTCGTTGGTGAAGATGACTTGGCTCAACGGATTATGGACGGCTGGTTAGACTTTGACGTTGCGATTTCTACGCCAGACATGATGGCACAAGTTGGTCGTTTAGGTCGGGTCTTAGGACCAAAGGGCTTAATGCCTAACCCGAAGACGGGGACTGTTACCATGGACGTTGAAAAAGCCGTTAAAGATGCCAAAGCCGGTCAAGTTACTTACCGGACGGACCGGGACGGAAACATTGCCGTTGCGATCGGGAAAGCATCGTTTGACGCTGACAAGTTAGTGGAAAACTTCAAGACCGTTCAAGATATCTTGGTTAAGAACCGTCCTTCAACTGTGAAGGGAACTTACATCCAAAATATCTCAGTTTCATCAACGTTTGGACCAGGTGTGAAGGTTGCTCCTGAATCATTCTAG
- a CDS encoding L-lactate dehydrogenase: MTRKIGVIGMGHVGSTVAHYIVANGFTDDLVLIDKNEDKVTADAIDFREAMPNLPFHTNITVNDYSALADADVIISALGNIRLNDGANEDRFSELAYNSEQVKEVAPRIRDSGFNGIIIAITNPVDVITQLYQQITGLPKKHVMGTGTLLDSARMKRAVAEKLGIDSRSVTGYNLGEHGNSQFTAWSTVRALDQPLTELAQTKDLDLDALDHEARHGGYAVFKGKGYTSYGVATAAVRLANVVLSDAKTVLPVSNYRAEYDVYLSHPVIVGRDGIIADVPLQLTEEELAKLQNSADFIEENYEKYKN, translated from the coding sequence ATGACACGAAAAATTGGAGTAATTGGAATGGGGCACGTGGGATCCACGGTTGCCCACTACATCGTTGCGAATGGTTTTACCGACGATTTGGTGTTAATTGATAAAAATGAGGATAAGGTGACAGCGGACGCGATTGATTTTCGTGAAGCAATGCCTAATCTGCCATTTCACACGAACATCACGGTTAATGACTATTCGGCGCTGGCCGATGCGGACGTGATTATTTCCGCGTTAGGAAACATCCGCTTGAACGATGGTGCCAATGAGGATCGTTTTTCCGAACTGGCTTACAACAGTGAACAAGTGAAGGAAGTTGCTCCCCGGATTCGTGACTCGGGCTTTAACGGAATTATCATTGCGATTACCAACCCGGTTGATGTGATTACCCAACTGTACCAACAAATCACTGGATTACCGAAGAAACACGTAATGGGAACGGGAACCCTGTTAGACTCTGCCCGCATGAAACGAGCCGTGGCCGAAAAATTGGGGATTGATTCGCGCTCTGTGACCGGATACAACCTTGGGGAACATGGGAACTCTCAGTTTACCGCTTGGTCAACGGTGCGAGCCTTAGATCAACCACTGACAGAACTGGCTCAAACTAAGGATCTGGATTTAGATGCTCTGGATCACGAAGCTCGCCACGGAGGCTACGCCGTTTTCAAGGGGAAGGGTTACACTAGCTACGGGGTGGCAACGGCCGCTGTGCGCTTAGCAAACGTGGTTTTGTCAGATGCCAAAACCGTGTTACCGGTGTCGAACTACCGCGCTGAATATGACGTGTACCTTTCTCATCCGGTGATTGTCGGGCGCGATGGCATCATTGCCGACGTGCCGTTGCAACTGACCGAAGAAGAACTAGCCAAATTGCAAAACTCGGCAGATTTCATTGAGGAAAATTACGAAAAGTACAAAAACTAG
- the mprF gene encoding bifunctional lysylphosphatidylglycerol flippase/synthetase MprF translates to MKNFIKRVSDWFNRYLNVLKILFLLVMVVFVIYEGHNILQEINGRQMRASLASQSPTHLLILIVLGLLAVTPMLTYDFTIVEFLPGKFKPWYIIKSGWITNSFTNIAGFGGFLGASLRASFYSKNASKKQVLYAISKIALFLLAGLSTYCLVSLVMIYGFGVGTQFHRYWPFLLGGGIYFPVIFLFTRFNNSEFFADLTIKREIKLIIGSCLEWGSCGIFFIIIGMFMNLHINFASVFPLFIAANVIGVISMLPGGLGTFDLAMITGLGYLGVSPTTATVWVLLYRVFYYFIPFGIGVILFAQELLQRFNKFLDDIPANIVQRSSQLIVTFFMYFSGIMMILLATVPNVVLVNPLYLSLAPFTLYFLGQLSNVIVGCLLIGLARGVGARVQKAFWPTVILLVFAIANTLWKEDFPLPLALFLCFILLCLWLARKGLYRKRLTYSWGALITDAGLFVATFALYVLVGLIVGNHRHFRLTNAYLLPSQQTWVVGLIGFVIALCILYGLYRVLTYANLDWLDQPFDGDRIGKVIDQYGGNEVSHLAFLRDKRIYFYTEDGEDQIVFMYRQKANKLIIMGEPFGNQAKLEAAIDQFMLDADNADLTLVFYEVSESLTMLLHDKGFDFIKAGEEGQVNLNEFTLVGKRHRGERALMHKFDRDGYHFEILQPPFSDELLGELKEISDEWLGGREEKGFSLGFFDPYYLNQAPIAVFRDEDQKIVAFANIMPTGDHKMTSIDLMRSSSSAPSGVMDGIFINLFQYSKDQGYQWFNLGMAPLANVGNSRFSFINEKIAHLIYEYGDAFYSFQGLRSYKEKYVDKWESKYFVYRKNNSLVFTMLQLLWVVNERPKQQ, encoded by the coding sequence GTGAAAAATTTTATTAAACGAGTATCGGACTGGTTTAACCGCTATCTGAACGTGCTCAAGATTCTGTTTCTGTTAGTGATGGTGGTTTTTGTAATCTACGAAGGCCACAACATCCTACAAGAAATTAACGGCCGACAGATGCGAGCTAGTTTAGCCTCGCAGTCCCCGACGCACCTGTTAATTTTAATCGTGCTAGGGCTGTTAGCGGTCACTCCAATGCTAACGTATGACTTTACAATTGTTGAGTTTTTGCCCGGGAAATTTAAACCGTGGTACATCATCAAGAGTGGATGGATTACCAATAGCTTTACCAACATTGCTGGTTTTGGTGGCTTTTTAGGAGCAAGCTTGCGGGCGAGCTTTTATAGTAAGAACGCCAGCAAAAAGCAAGTGCTCTATGCGATTTCTAAAATTGCCCTGTTTTTATTGGCCGGACTCTCAACCTACTGTTTGGTATCGTTAGTGATGATTTATGGCTTTGGCGTGGGAACCCAATTTCATCGTTATTGGCCATTTCTGTTAGGGGGAGGAATTTACTTCCCCGTGATTTTCTTGTTTACCCGCTTTAACAATTCAGAGTTTTTCGCTGATTTAACAATTAAGCGAGAAATTAAGTTAATCATCGGCTCCTGTTTGGAGTGGGGTAGTTGTGGCATTTTCTTCATTATCATTGGAATGTTCATGAACCTGCACATCAACTTTGCCAGCGTTTTTCCGCTCTTCATTGCTGCCAACGTAATTGGAGTCATTTCGATGCTGCCTGGGGGGCTTGGAACTTTCGATTTGGCAATGATTACGGGGCTGGGCTACCTTGGTGTTTCACCTACGACGGCCACCGTGTGGGTTCTGTTGTACCGGGTTTTTTACTACTTCATTCCGTTTGGAATTGGAGTAATTTTGTTTGCGCAGGAACTGTTGCAACGGTTTAATAAATTCCTAGATGACATTCCGGCTAACATCGTGCAACGTTCATCTCAACTAATCGTGACTTTCTTCATGTATTTCTCTGGAATCATGATGATTCTGTTGGCAACGGTCCCCAACGTGGTGCTGGTGAACCCACTATACCTTTCGTTAGCACCTTTTACCCTCTACTTTTTAGGGCAACTCTCGAACGTGATTGTGGGCTGTTTGTTAATTGGATTGGCCCGGGGAGTGGGGGCCCGGGTCCAAAAAGCCTTTTGGCCCACGGTGATTCTGCTGGTCTTTGCGATTGCTAACACCCTATGGAAGGAAGACTTCCCACTGCCACTGGCATTGTTCCTCTGCTTTATTCTGCTGTGTCTCTGGTTAGCACGGAAGGGACTCTACCGCAAACGATTAACTTACTCCTGGGGAGCATTGATTACAGATGCTGGTCTCTTTGTGGCAACCTTTGCTCTCTACGTCTTAGTTGGTTTGATTGTGGGTAATCACCGTCATTTCCGATTGACGAATGCTTATCTTCTTCCATCCCAACAAACCTGGGTCGTCGGGTTGATTGGTTTTGTGATTGCCCTCTGTATTCTGTATGGTCTCTACCGGGTCTTAACCTATGCAAACCTAGACTGGCTGGATCAACCCTTCGATGGTGATCGCATCGGAAAGGTAATTGATCAATACGGTGGAAACGAAGTCAGTCACTTGGCCTTTCTACGTGATAAGCGGATTTACTTTTACACAGAAGACGGCGAGGATCAGATCGTCTTTATGTACCGGCAAAAGGCCAATAAATTGATCATCATGGGGGAACCGTTTGGAAATCAAGCCAAACTGGAAGCTGCCATTGATCAGTTCATGCTGGATGCCGATAATGCTGACCTAACCTTGGTCTTCTATGAAGTTAGTGAATCGCTGACGATGCTATTGCATGATAAGGGCTTTGACTTCATCAAGGCCGGAGAAGAAGGTCAGGTGAACTTAAACGAGTTTACCCTGGTTGGAAAACGCCACCGGGGCGAACGGGCATTGATGCACAAGTTTGACCGGGACGGCTATCACTTTGAGATCCTGCAGCCACCGTTTAGCGATGAACTTTTAGGGGAATTAAAGGAAATTTCTGATGAATGGCTAGGGGGTCGGGAAGAAAAGGGCTTTTCGCTCGGCTTCTTTGATCCGTACTACCTAAACCAGGCGCCAATTGCGGTTTTCAGGGATGAAGACCAAAAGATTGTGGCCTTTGCGAACATCATGCCGACCGGGGATCATAAGATGACCTCGATTGACTTGATGCGATCTAGTTCCAGTGCCCCGTCAGGAGTCATGGATGGGATTTTCATCAACCTGTTCCAGTACTCTAAGGATCAAGGGTACCAATGGTTTAACCTGGGAATGGCTCCGTTGGCTAACGTGGGAAACTCCCGCTTTAGTTTTATTAACGAAAAGATTGCTCATTTAATTTATGAGTATGGGGATGCTTTCTATAGTTTCCAAGGGTTGCGTTCCTACAAGGAAAAATACGTGGACAAATGGGAATCGAAGTACTTTGTGTACCGGAAGAATAACTCCCTGGTCTTCACGATGTTACAGTTATTGTGGGTTGTGAACGAACGCCCTAAACAACAATAA
- the rplK gene encoding 50S ribosomal protein L11, whose product MAKKVADIVKLQIAAGKATPAPPVGPALGQAGVNIMEFTKDFNARTADQAGMLIPVVITVYEDHSFEFVTKTPPAAVLLKKAAGVESGSGEPNTKKVASVTKDQVKEIAETKMQDLNAADVEAAMRMIEGTARSMGFTVEG is encoded by the coding sequence GTGGCTAAAAAAGTAGCTGATATTGTTAAGTTACAAATTGCAGCGGGTAAAGCAACACCTGCTCCTCCAGTTGGACCTGCATTGGGTCAAGCTGGGGTAAACATCATGGAATTTACAAAGGATTTTAACGCTCGGACTGCTGATCAAGCAGGAATGTTGATTCCAGTTGTAATTACGGTATACGAAGATCACTCGTTTGAATTCGTTACCAAAACTCCACCAGCCGCAGTGCTCTTGAAGAAAGCTGCTGGCGTGGAATCTGGTTCTGGTGAACCCAACACGAAGAAGGTTGCTAGCGTAACCAAGGATCAAGTGAAGGAAATCGCCGAAACCAAGATGCAAGATCTAAACGCTGCCGACGTTGAAGCCGCAATGCGTATGATCGAAGGTACTGCTCGTAGTATGGGATTCACTGTCGAAGGTTAA
- the mmuM gene encoding homocysteine S-methyltransferase, with the protein MPTINPITASLQAPVVLDGAMGTELEKRGVKTNDALWSANALLTDPEAIYAVHASYFQAGATIAITDTYQANVAAFAKLGITHARALELIKLGVQLAQRARDDVQPNGLVAGCVGPYGAYLANGAEYTGAYKLSPAEYDDFHAEKIQTLLADGVDLLSVDTIPNFAEVQALTTMLAEQSQLVPTWISLSIKDPQTLSDGTPLATVVEWLDHAQAVSGIGINCTGFANVLPAVQLIRAHSEKPIVVYPNPGDVYDPVTKTWIAVAHSQTFADVVPEWLAAGANIIGGCCRTTPADIEQIAKLLKK; encoded by the coding sequence ATGCCCACCATCAATCCAATTACAGCTAGTTTACAAGCTCCGGTCGTGTTAGACGGAGCTATGGGAACAGAGTTAGAAAAACGGGGAGTGAAAACGAACGATGCCTTGTGGTCCGCTAATGCGTTATTAACTGATCCGGAGGCCATTTACGCAGTCCATGCGAGTTACTTTCAAGCGGGGGCTACGATTGCGATTACCGATACCTATCAAGCTAACGTGGCAGCATTTGCCAAGCTGGGGATTACGCATGCTCGCGCTTTGGAGTTAATCAAGCTAGGAGTCCAGTTAGCGCAACGGGCTCGTGATGACGTACAACCGAACGGATTGGTTGCCGGTTGTGTCGGGCCGTACGGAGCCTACTTGGCCAATGGAGCTGAGTATACGGGAGCCTACAAGCTAAGCCCTGCGGAGTATGATGATTTTCATGCAGAAAAGATTCAGACGCTCTTAGCTGATGGGGTTGATCTGTTATCAGTCGATACAATTCCTAACTTTGCCGAGGTTCAAGCGCTGACCACGATGCTAGCGGAGCAATCCCAGTTAGTGCCGACCTGGATTAGTCTTAGCATTAAGGATCCGCAGACTTTGAGCGATGGAACGCCGTTAGCAACGGTAGTTGAGTGGTTAGACCACGCGCAGGCGGTCAGTGGCATTGGGATTAACTGCACTGGATTTGCAAACGTCCTGCCTGCGGTTCAACTCATCCGCGCCCATTCTGAGAAACCAATCGTGGTGTATCCGAATCCAGGGGACGTGTACGATCCAGTCACGAAAACCTGGATAGCCGTGGCGCACTCACAGACGTTTGCAGACGTAGTCCCAGAGTGGCTAGCAGCGGGTGCGAACATTATCGGTGGCTGTTGCCGAACAACTCCTGCAGATATCGAACAAATTGCCAAATTATTAAAAAAATAA
- the nrdF gene encoding class 1b ribonucleoside-diphosphate reductase subunit beta, whose translation MDLNQVLTGKWDGNYEAINWNEVSDEIDKATWHKLTEQFWLDTRVPVSNDLKDWRELDDDHKWLVGHVFGGLTLLDTLQSQDGMAALRLNAKTQHEIAVLNNIQFMESVHAKSYSTIFSTLNTPREITEIFDWSDSEELLQNKTKRIYTLYHDDESPLKKKISSVFLETFLFYSGFFTPLWYLGHNQLTNVAEIIKLIIRDESVHGTYIGYKFQTEFNQLSANEQQQLKDWMYGFLYDLYENEEKYTHLLYDQVGWTDKVLTFIRYNANKALMNLGQDPMFPDTAEDVNPVVMNGISTSTVNHDFFSEVGNGYRLGNVEAMSDDDYKIDSWENKRNHDRHND comes from the coding sequence ATGGATTTAAACCAAGTATTGACCGGCAAATGGGACGGAAACTACGAAGCCATTAACTGGAACGAAGTCTCAGATGAAATTGATAAAGCAACCTGGCATAAGCTCACCGAACAGTTTTGGCTCGATACTCGGGTGCCCGTTTCCAACGATTTAAAGGACTGGCGGGAACTAGACGACGACCACAAGTGGTTAGTGGGGCACGTTTTTGGGGGGCTGACCCTATTAGACACCCTACAGTCCCAAGACGGAATGGCGGCTTTACGACTGAATGCCAAGACCCAACACGAAATCGCGGTTTTAAACAACATTCAGTTCATGGAATCGGTCCACGCTAAGAGTTATTCGACCATTTTCTCAACCTTGAACACCCCAAGAGAAATCACCGAAATTTTTGACTGGAGTGATTCAGAGGAATTACTGCAGAATAAAACCAAGCGGATTTATACCCTCTATCACGACGATGAAAGTCCGTTGAAAAAGAAAATCTCGAGTGTTTTCTTGGAAACCTTCCTCTTCTACTCAGGCTTCTTTACCCCCTTGTGGTATCTAGGTCACAACCAACTCACAAACGTGGCCGAAATCATCAAGTTAATCATCCGAGACGAATCAGTCCACGGAACCTACATTGGTTACAAGTTCCAGACCGAGTTTAACCAGTTGAGCGCCAACGAACAACAACAACTCAAGGACTGGATGTACGGCTTCTTGTACGATCTGTACGAAAACGAAGAAAAGTACACCCACCTCTTGTATGATCAAGTGGGCTGGACCGATAAGGTCTTAACCTTCATCCGTTACAACGCCAACAAGGCCCTCATGAACCTTGGTCAGGATCCCATGTTCCCTGACACGGCTGAAGACGTCAATCCGGTCGTAATGAACGGAATTTCCACTTCGACCGTTAACCACGACTTTTTCTCTGAAGTTGGTAACGGTTATCGACTCGGAAACGTAGAGGCCATGAGTGACGACGATTACAAGATTGATTCCTGGGAAAACAAACGAAACCACGATCGTCACAACGATTAA
- the nrdH gene encoding glutaredoxin-like protein NrdH has translation MNQITVYTKNNCIQCKMTKRFLTEHNVAFTEKNTSDNPDLIPYLKEQGFQAVPVVESEVLESFGGFRPDQLKKLVEQLATA, from the coding sequence ATGAATCAGATTACCGTATACACCAAAAACAACTGCATCCAGTGCAAAATGACGAAACGCTTTTTAACCGAACACAACGTGGCCTTTACCGAAAAAAATACCAGCGACAATCCGGATTTAATTCCCTATCTAAAGGAACAAGGTTTTCAAGCCGTTCCCGTGGTTGAATCAGAGGTATTAGAGTCTTTTGGTGGCTTTCGGCCCGACCAACTAAAAAAATTAGTTGAACAATTAGCCACCGCTTAA